A region of Chiroxiphia lanceolata isolate bChiLan1 chromosome 23, bChiLan1.pri, whole genome shotgun sequence DNA encodes the following proteins:
- the DDX6 gene encoding probable ATP-dependent RNA helicase DDX6: protein MSTARTENPVIMGLSSQNGQLRGPVKPSGGPGGGGTQTQQQMNQLKNANTINNGTQQQAQSMTTAIKPGDDWKKTLKLPPKDLRIKTSDVTSTKGNEFEDYCLKRELLMGIFEMGWEKPSPIQEESIPIALSGRDILARAKNGTGKSGAYLIPLLERLDLKKDNIQAMVIVPTRELALQVSQICIQVSKHMGGAKVMATTGGTNLRDDIMRLDDTVHVVIATPGRILDLIKKGVAKVEHVQMIVLDEADKLLSQDFVQIMEDIILTLPKNRQILLYSATFPLSVQKFMNSHLQKPYEINLMEELTLKGVTQYYAYVTERQKVHCLNTLFSRLQINQSIIFCNSSQRVELLAKKISQLGYSCFYIHAKMRQEHRNRVFHDFRNGLCRNLVCTDLFTRGIDIQAVNVVINFDFPKLAETYLHRIGRSGRFGHLGLAINLITYDDRFNLKSIEEQLGTEIKPIPSNIDKSLYVAEYHSEPVEDEKQ, encoded by the exons ATGAGCACGGCCAGAACAGAGAACCCTGTTATAATGGGTCTATCCAGTCAGAATGGGCAGTTGAGAGGCCCCGTAAAACCCAGCGGGGGCCCAGGAGGTGGAGGCACACAAACTCAGCAGCAGATGAACCAGCTGAAAAACGCCAACACAATCAATAATGGCACTCAACAGCAAGCACAGAGTATGACCACCGCTATTAA ACCTGGTGATGACTGGAAGAAGACTTTAAAACTCCCTCCAAAAGATTTGAGAATCAAAACTTCG GACGTGACCTCCACAAAAGGAAACGAGTTTGAAGATTACTGTTTGAAACGGGAGTTGCTGATGGGAATTTTTGAAATGGGCTGGGAAAAACCATCTCCTATTCAG GAGGAGAGCATCCCCATTGCTTTATCTGGTAGGGATATCTTGGCTAGAGCGAAAAATGGAACAGGCAAGAGTGGAGCCTACCTCATTCCTTTACTTGAACGGCTAGACTTAAAGAAGGACAATATACAAG CAATGGTGATTGTTCCCACCCGTGAACTAGCCCTGCAGGTCAGTCAAATCTGTATCCAAGTCAGCAAACACATGGGAGGTGCCAAAGTGATGGCAACCACAGGAGGAACCAATTTGCGAGATGATATAATGAGACTTGATGATACAG TGCATGTGGTGATAGCTACCCCTGGGAGAATTCTCGATCTCATCAAGAAAGGAGTAGCAAAAGTTGAGCATGTCCAGATGATAGTATTGGATGAG GCAGATAAGTTGCTGTCTCAAGATTTTGTTCAAATAATGGAAGATATTATTCTCACGCTACCTAAAAACAGACAGATTTTACTCTACTCTGCCACTTTCCCTTTGAGTGTACAGAAGTTCATG aattccCATTTGCAGAAACCCTACGAGATTAATCTGATGGAGGAGCTGACTTTGAAGGGAGTTACTCAGTACTATGCCTATGTCACTGAGCGTCAGAAAGTGCACTGCCTCAACACGCTCTTTTCCAGG CTCCAGATTAACCAGTCGATCATTTTCTGCAACTCCTCTCAACGGGTTGAATTGCTAGCCAAAAAGATCTCCCAGCTGGGCTATTCCTGCTTCTATATACATGCTAAAATGAGGCAG GAGCACCGCAATCGTGTATTCCACGATTTTCGGAATGGCTTGTGCCGCAATCTCGTTTGCACTG ATCTGTTTACCCGAGGTATTGATATCCAGGCTGTGAATGTGGTGATAAACTTTGATTTCCCAAAGCTGGCAGAGACTTATCTCCATCGCATTGGCAGATCAG gTCGCTTTGGTCATCTTGGCCTGGCCATCAACTTGATCACCTATGATGATCGATTCAACCTGAAAAGTATTGAGGAGCAGTTGGGAACTGAAATTAAACCCATACCAAGCAACATTGACAAGAGCCTGTATGTGGCAGAATACCACAGCGAACCTGTAGAAGATGAGAAACAGTAA